The nucleotide window GGTGATCTATTTAGCCTTTTAAGCATGATAGGCTATCCTTAGGTAACTGTTGCATGAACTGTATACTCTGTACTGATTTTTctctttatggtagtgtaatagtGCTTGAGGAACTACTTACATGTTGTCTATGCAGGATGGCATGTGCACTACATGACTTTGCATGCACCTAGATTGGCTCTAAAAGTCCACacagttattaaaaaataaaaaggcttaTGCATAACTACGCATATTTTCTTAGCTACCTCAATGTCACATAGCTGCCACATGTACACTTAGTTTTTTTGAGATGGCAATcattcatggtgtggatgtttaGGGGTTTTGTAATTTAATTAGGTGCCGTGCTCCCTTAGTAGGAATTTGGTCCAACTCTTAAGAAAGCGCATGAGTACATAAAGAATTCGCAGGTTTCATTATATTACTTTGGGAGCAGTAGTTTTCAACTCTCTCAATAAACTTTTTAAAATCAAGTTGTTTTCGGATATCTTGACCGTGGTCCTCCCCTACTTTTTCCTATGACCTGTTCCACTTTGTTTTTGAAGGTTTTGGAAGACTGCCCTAGTGATCTTAGTTTCTGGTATTGTCACATTTCTAAAGGTGCATGGCCTTTCTCAACTAGAgatcatggatggcccatatcagaTTGCACTGCAGAAGGTTTAAAGGTAATTAAACACTCTTGTGTATCTAATTGATTAGGTGCATGCTTCACTCTTGTGCAGGCTTCACATTTCTAAAGGTGCATGGCCTTTCTGCTTGTGCAGGCTTCACTCTTGTTGTCGCAGATTCCATCAAAAACTGTTGGTGAACCAATTGATGCAAACAGATTGTACGACGCAGTGAATGTCATTCTTTCACtataggtctctctctctctctctctctctctctctctctctctctctctcacccacccacccacacacacccacccacccacagaAGCAAACTAATCCGTTACGATTGTCCCATTGGGGTGatttttgggtgtggcccatccagcATTGGAATCATCAGATCAACAGTGTGGATCACCAAATGTCAGGGCCCATCCTTAGGTCGTGTATCATGTAGTTCCTTGCCAAGATGTTTTTCTGATGAAAGCTAGTTAATTCCATGGATCgtttaaatattttaagtttttcaattgTCTCCTTACTTTCAAAGTTATTTTAATTCTACACAGGTTTATatgtttaattccatgcattgtttaaatattttaagtCTATTTCATTGTCTCCTTACTTTCAAAGCTATTTTAATTCCACACAGGTTTAAatgttttaagttttagtttcagcATGAAGATTTGTATAGGAAGAAATGAGATCGATTTTCAGTTGTTTGATGAGTAcgaatcaatttttcaattgcTGAGAGCTCAattcttatatatatttttctaaaatgtgGGTTCTATATGGGTTGTAGGAATTCGGATGCCAAGAAGACATGATGTTCTGTGGTGTGTTTGATGGCCATGGCCCTTAGGGACACTATGTAGCAAAAAGGGTCAGAGAATCGCTGCCATCATCTCTGCTTTGCAATTGGCAGGAGACTCTTGCTATGAGCTCAATTACATCAGAATTCCTTTTGGAATCTGATAAAATGCTTAATCGATTTGACATttggaaggaatcctatttgagaACTTATTGAAATGAGTGATTCACTTGGGCAAATGAATCATAACCTTGAAGGTTTGAAGAGTGATCTGAATGAAGTTACTAAGGGAAGGGATTGCCTTGATTCTGAGGTACTTGTCTTGAAAGAGCAGCTAGAAATGGCACAAGCTGTTGCTGAAGAAAATGAAGCAATTGCTATAGAAGGTCGACAGGTGCTTGCTAATTCTTGTTATCATTACCTTATTTCTGATTTTTTCCCCTACTTGTGTCATGTTTGATTCTCAATGTTTTCCCTTTCGATCGCAGATGGCTGAGGCAAGGAAGAACTATgctgaagaggaggaggaggtgaAGCTGTTAGAGAAGTCTGTGGAAGAGCTAGAATATACCATAAATGTATTGGAAAACAAGGTCAGGTCATCAATGGTTACTGGGATATATTCAGAACGTTTCCTGCGTTAGCTTTAATTCACTTAAAAGTTTTCTTAAGTAGCTtttactttccatttcttttaggGGGAGCTTGTCAAAGGAGAGGTTGAAAGGCAACGGTTGCAGAGAGAGAAGCTAGAAGGGGACCCtactgaaacagttcatgtggaaggTTATGTGGCAGTTCATGTGCATTTGTatcttgttttgaaaactttaaatagaccattaattgttttgttgatattgtgctgattgttgtcttgatgaatgttaaatgggtgaaatatgcacaggttcaatcatttgttgattatgatattgttagctttgtTTGATAGAGAAGTGAGGTTAAAAAccgaatttagcctcggttgatgccaacaaaggctaaatctatctttagtctcagttttgcctcaattacctaaactgagactacaactctcgtggttaaaggctttagcTTCGGTTGTTGAGAAtcaaggttaaaaatagatttaacttcaattggaggcaactgaggctaaaatttagatttagtctgagttggaaacaatggaggctaaaattttgatttagcctcatttcgagaaaactgaagctaaaaaggttcttttagcctcacttgaagaaccgaggctataaaagtcattttagcctcggttggtAAAACTGaggttaaagcctttagccacgggggtttcaacctcggtttggataactgaggcaaaactgaggctaaaggctttagcctcagtttttaacctttttagcctcaattttgaaccgaggctaaagcccccttttcttgtagtgcctcctggtatttggcactcgggcgctcatgtttccactcggtctcgacgttagggcgtctcttggctacagaggtttagggattttcacccagggacatctatggcgcccgtatgctagaaccaaacattttcggtgtctcatttggccatccacgatatgcctgtggaggctacggccctgatgtcgctagggcgtacagtaatcataatgcgagatgcatgagtcatacaatccagtcatgcatcaatcctgcgcataccgagtgctcatgtgagataaccttcacctattagggagtctcataacaacatgctcaatgacatatgcatgaTCACCCacatctcatagcaaacatgcagatgatgcgtatgggcatgtatcatgatactatgctgtcacatactcataaccggtatcaacaaccggcatcgacaatcgacctcgacaatgtggacatttaaccaacattgccctcaaggaatgacccacatagagccaaacatataatgggcccacggcctcacacaaaggcctgatatacaacatagtgggccttactcaagggacacatatacacaataggcgggccctgctcatgggcctcaaatacatgacatgtgaacCCTACACACGGGTCTcgaatacatctaatgggccatgcatcatgggccatgaatacatcacaatgggcctttcttatgggcctaacatacatcataatgggctccatagcctggtcatcaaatgcatcccaacgggcctcatcgcataggcctcatatacatcatattaggccttaaacacggcctaaatgcacatcacaacggtcctcaaatacgggccgcatatacatcgcattgagcctcaacaattggcctcaatactcggaatcgacactcgggattggcctcgataatcagcctcgatcaataatcggtcaatcggctataataatcataatcggtaatcggacacgataatcggcctcgatcgataatcaatcaATTGgctatgacaatcataatcggtaatcggccactataatcggcctcgatcgataatcggtcaatcagccacgacaatcataatcagtaattggccatgataatcagcctcgatcgataatcggtcaatcggccacgacaatcataatcggtaatcggccacaataatcggccTCTACACAAGGTAGGATCTATAGATAaaaaccgatcaaccataatataaagatcggtcttcggccgtggttatatcaaatctgatagtgTGAAACCATCTGTCTAGGgtggatggggcccacttatttgggttaacccacgaagagagtggcctaacaaggcctaatgggaggtcacaatgaggacgtctaaccGTCAttccccatcaatgtggacatctaaccaacattgctcccaaggagtgactaCATAGGGCCAATCATAAGGTGGACCCATGACttcacatacaatcatgatgggcctcatttacatcacatcgacctcgtcatatgggccatcttgtatatcaaatcggggtcacaccaatgggcctcatatatatcaaggtgggcctcaatagacgggccacaagtacatcaaaatgggcctcaataatgggccttatatatatcaaataagggtcgcaccaatgggcctaacatatatcacaatggccgcttaatggaccacaccaatgcacaataggtgggccctgcacatgcaacaaatgggccccaccagatagtcgacgtggatatagaatgcatacatcaagtgggtcacacatcccacggatagtgtggataaggcatatatcaaggtggtcccccgtccctagacggcgtggatgaaatcatatATCAAGGCAGACCACATGTCCATCGAATGGACAGAGAGTGCGAATACAACacatcataggcctaatacatatcacaatgggccttgcccataggcctaagattcaagcaggtggcccatcatatggaccttaaatatgaggcaggtgggccccgctcatgggctAAAAGTACATGATGGGCGTCAtggatgagccgcaccaatgggcctcaaatgggcttggtccatatcaaaaatcatttcaatagttgtaggtgtaacatgtgtatcactggacactatcattctatggggcacatggccacaAATGATGGTCAGCACTGCCAAACATTGCCTAGGTaattcagcaccatccaaacatttcctatGTAAATCGGTACTGTCCAAACATCATTCAgctcatcagcaccgtccaaatattgtccatcactgtccaaacatttggatagtgtggatgaaacaaatacatcacagtgtggccatatgacaaaacaggtggatggcttggagataacatacaacaaatgggacccacataacttgctgatgtGGCACATCGCCTACATAGCCGGAGTGAGGTACACTAATTAATCTGCacacagtaggtgggtcccacatccctgGACAgttagatggagtggatatagaataaatacataaggtgggccacgttaGACGGCCAAGATGAAACATATATGTCAGATggctccacacgtgtggggcccacaagaaacgaatggatggtgggatataaaatatTCCTCTGACTAGACCCACTGTAATTGGGACGTCAACACAGCAGTTATATTAATTAGTGTTtacgtacaccaaccaatccttttcacacgtgggtcccatgtggggcccaccataacgtgtattttccatccaatccactcataaggtcacaagggcctgattaaagaggaaaaacaaatttaatatcgatccaaaacttctgtgacccaaaacaatgtttcaatggtaaactttcAATCCACTATAACTTTTggtggtgtggatcacctgagcCCCATGTACGGATGATTTTTTGGGGAATCCTAGTTCCCAAAGGGGAGAcgtcaaatgcatggtgtagatgtataacatacatagtggtggggcctgtggtggggcccaccgtcccattcCTAGACAAGCAgcaaggacgctgcttgctgcagcgtccagaggacgctgtctGCAATAGCGTCCCAtgcatattttcttttatttcttttatttgtttttttttggtttttcataggtggggcccacgtcaggggaATCCATGCCGACTATTGGTCTCCTTGGCTCGTAACAGAACTAACGAGTCCAATTAATATACAACTTTTTTTCGGCGCATAAaaacatcataacgggccttaaccgtttaaatcacctaaaaccactgtttcctacatcATGGCCCGCCAGAGGTTTAGATTGGCTTcacatttcggctcaacgcctaaaatgagatgggaaaaagggtggacggtgtggatcaaatacatacatcaaggtgaggcttgcatgagcggcccacccaaaaagttgaaatcaaactgatatttgttttttttccccaaGTCCAgagacggtgtaaataaaacacatgcgCTGGGGTCCACCGTCTTgagctggacggtgtggctgcACAACACATTCATTGAAGTAGGCCCCATGTCCTTGCTGGATGGTTGGGGTACACcacgtacatcagggtggggtccacataggtggcccacccagcTTAAAATcaagtgatatttgtattttttctaTGGCCAAGCCGACCCAAAATCAGGCAGCATGGCTGCTGGTTGGTGGGCAGCAAGGTAGACCAATCCCACAGGATGGACGATCTGAATGCTACAtgtatcatcaagtgggccactcatcataaaagaaagggaaagagagaggaagagaagcactcaccttctttcttttttctccgtagtgctccaaagctccaatgaggctccttcaatggtggagatgggcttctaatggttggatcgAAGGCGATCTAAGGTGAATGTGGATGGAAATGAGAGGGCTGCCATTGACGTTTGGGAGTTCTCCTTGAtggaatgggaagaaagagagggagagagagagagagagagataagagacaGAGGAGTTATTGCTTGTCATAATAATGAccatcataaatgcctaggtaaggAGGTAAGGGGAGGTATTGACTTAAGAGGATGAGGCATTATTACGTGTGTAAGGATATAACACCTAAGGAATGGTGTCATAGGGataggtaggtcccacaatgtGGGTCCACAGTCATTATAATGCGCGGGCCACAACTTCTGATCTAAGCGTCgctttgacgcacgagacgcggcattggaaccgcggcgacaatgcggtcatgacggtacaagtttcgagtcgagccagctCAGATATACTGGACACAACTCAAGATCGTGCAcaaatgccaataacagatcgcgggtcgccggaattcaaccgaaaggactgcggaagcctacgaagcGATACAatataggatatgggtcttacatatggcccaccgtccagccatcttgATGGTGTGGacctaacatatacatcatggcatggACCACATAATATGCACGGCCTGGATTTCAGGCACGTGCACCACGTGTGGGacaaaagcacatacatcacagtggcccaaatcttgctgacatcaatacaacacGTGTGGATAGCTTGGATCCACCGTCCCTCCAACGGACAGCTTGGACACATCACGCATacatgaatgtgggccccacctccacacgtgcagcacgtgttgagtgggtcccacggctaTAAAAAAAGGACGAACAGAGTTGGATATAGATTACATTCATCGAGGAGGCCCCACCCATCACTGTCTAGGTGAATGGCTGGATGTAAaccacttgcatcatggtggtggggtccacgtcctcggcggatggacggttaggatataacccACACCTCTGTGGTGACGTCACTGCAGTGGCTATAtagccaggtgggtcccacgtggtgtggcccatcagatataCACcaagtatatatgtatatataataatataatatgttattatattataaatgcatCACCTAGCTATCTGGGTGAGATACACCAGCCGatcatcccaccgtccagggatctgACGGtgaggatggcatgtaaacatcacagtgggttccatCATCTTGGAcagtaagatggatggacggtgaagataaaacCCACATGtaatagtggggtccacgtggtggatGGTATCCCACCTAGGATTACCACACCTGTATCCCAGTGGGTCCACTGCCTTGGACGagatagaacaaatacatcatgtggagCCTTTGAACGGTAGGGATAAAACGCAAACATCACcgtgggttccaccttgatggatggcgtgaatgaaACACTTGTCTCATGGTGGttcccgctgtccagatacggtGGAGACAAACAAATGCATTAGGGTTGTGCCAcgtcaatgtggcccaccgtttgggatcaagctaatatttacattttcccTTTCATTAGGGcctgtcagatggacggtgtaataATCCCGCCCGCTGAACAGTCCAGCAAGGTGAGTCACacggtttagatggcatggatgtaaaaacattatggtgggccatacacacacacacacaccaggtgggccacacacctcatcatcaacaacatataaaaaaagaaatgaagagagagagagagaaagaaagagggagaaagagagaatggtggagatagGAGGGGCCCTGCCATTATGGGTCCctctaaatacaatgcatacatcaagtggatcccattacaagtggaccctaaatcaaaaactgaaatgATGAACACTCACCGTTAGATCTCagactcttccttccaccgatgcaatctagagctccaatggatagacttcaatggttgagattggacttggatggtggagatggaaggtaggaaggtgggccacactagcttctccatgaaaGCTTGGATGATTGCTCCTATGGGAGTTGCTTGTAAATGAGAGAtatgagagagaggggtgatgtaaggagagggatggtgaggtatgggtttatttgaattttgggtaaaagaggaatgggtggggagagagagagagttgacttgtgaggggtgaggtggcatggggcatGAGTgctgtacttgacttgtgaaataatgtgtacttgattgattgatgtgacaggtcatagagattctcttgaaatttgcaacgcgggcgtttcttcggaatgaacgcgtacccacatctcctggcccgtgTATTGAATCAATGTGGGAgttgcggcgacggcgcggtcactaaggtacaagtttcaggtcaagccgactctggtaTACATGACTTGATTTAGGATCGCACACAATCAtcggatacaggttgagggttactgaaattcgaccgggaggaccgtggaaacctacggaacggtacggtctaggatatgggtcttacaaaggGCGTCGATGAAACTTTTACCGATGGTCGTACCTTTTTATTGGTGCTATTGATGACCGCTGCTATGATAGAGACTTTTATCGACGCTTATTATCTTTTACTGGCACTTTTGGTGACCAccggtaaaaataataatattgctGGTAAAAACTATGAAAAGTGCCAATAAAAGCTGTAAGAAATGCTGGTAAAAACTGTAAAAGCGTAGGCAAAACATGGAAAAAGCGCTGGAAATGTTTGCCACAACACCAGGGAAAGATATATAGAAACGCAGGTAAAGGCTTGCTGAAGCGTCGTTTAGACATATCAAAGCGCCAGTAAAAGTATTTTTAAGCACCGCAATAAGGTTAACAAAATGTCGGGAAAAATATGCAGAAATGTCGAAAAAGGTTTGTTGAAGCGTCATTTAGACATATCGAAGCACTGGTATATGTCGGTATAACTCGTTTAGACATATTATAGCACGCCGGTATACGTCGGTACAAATCTATCAAGGCATCAGTAAAAGGCTCCCGACAAGCCAAGCATAATTCAAATGTCATGAAATGCTGATATATTTCGTGAAAAACACTTGGAAAACCTTTAAATATGCACCGGTAAAAACTATTGACCGCCTGTAAAGACGCTGACTGCgagttaattatttttttcttaatccatttgattgtttatatttaattggaacttgt belongs to Magnolia sinica isolate HGM2019 chromosome 8, MsV1, whole genome shotgun sequence and includes:
- the LOC131253897 gene encoding kinesin-like protein KIN-12D, with translation MSDSLGQMNHNLEGLKSDLNEVTKGRDCLDSEVLVLKEQLEMAQAVAEENEAIAIEGRQMAEARKNYAEEEEEVKLLEKSVEELEYTINVLENKGELVKGEVERQRLQREKLEGDPTETVHVEGYVAVHVHLYLVLKTLNRPLIVLLILC